In a genomic window of Rhodovulum sp. P5:
- a CDS encoding GNAT family N-acetyltransferase — MEFTNSHANRTDDIIRLFKDTFTASEGETEGDLIAGLVARMFDSVAPDDIIVFSALSNGTLVGAVIFTRMIYADDERTVFILSPAAVAPQQQGKGIGQALLSHGMKSLRENGVDVALTYGDPKLYSKLGFEHITEDIARAPLPLSYPEGWLGRSLTTRALMPLQGPPTCVEPLKDPAFW, encoded by the coding sequence ATGGAATTCACCAACAGCCACGCAAATCGAACAGATGACATCATCCGCCTGTTCAAGGATACGTTCACCGCCTCCGAAGGGGAAACCGAAGGTGATCTTATCGCCGGTCTCGTAGCCCGGATGTTCGACAGCGTCGCGCCGGATGACATCATCGTGTTTTCGGCCCTCAGCAATGGCACGCTGGTCGGGGCCGTCATCTTCACGCGGATGATCTATGCTGATGACGAGCGCACGGTCTTCATTCTTTCGCCCGCCGCGGTCGCCCCCCAGCAGCAGGGCAAAGGGATCGGCCAGGCTCTGTTGTCACACGGCATGAAGAGCCTGCGCGAGAACGGTGTAGATGTGGCCCTCACCTACGGTGACCCCAAGTTATATTCGAAACTGGGCTTCGAGCACATCACCGAAGACATCGCCCGGGCGCCGCTCCCACTGTCCTATCCGGAGGGATGGCTCGGGCGATCGCTGACGACCAGGGCACTCATGCCGCTTC
- a CDS encoding YjhX family toxin: MNISRHEQRVLHELALGGAIHHDRGAGGKIHAITCYTRDGHVLTDCTLDVFLRLKKRRFVCSRNGAPYRVSRQGIKAVRAQLNQR; the protein is encoded by the coding sequence TTGAATATCTCAAGGCACGAGCAGCGTGTTCTGCATGAACTCGCCCTTGGTGGGGCTATCCACCATGACAGGGGCGCGGGCGGCAAGATACACGCCATCACCTGCTACACACGCGACGGTCATGTCCTGACGGACTGCACGCTTGATGTGTTTCTGCGTCTGAAGAAACGGCGCTTCGTTTGCTCGCGGAACGGCGCGCCCTACCGCGTCTCGCGGCAGGGCATCAAGGCCGTGCGCGCGCAGCTCAATCAACGATGA